Proteins encoded in a region of the Elizabethkingia bruuniana genome:
- a CDS encoding ABC transporter permease, protein MKNIILITKREYLTQVKKKSFVVLTLMAPILLLLFGAVITYMFKANKTHYNIAVVDNSQSFSKMKNSGDITYQYVSEKSAGTIKGTLTETEAIDGLLVIPRLEDNDYSKLETQTKLYTNKQIGFDSRKEISSAISDEIRKLKIKELGIKESQILNLNQNFTLNTENLKEKKQDDDAFLFGVKSALAGILMYATFMFIIMYGVRVMRSVLEEKNNRVVEIIISSVKPFELMMGKILGVTLVALTQFIIWIAMTVSAAVFFNQKYSVAAAGPMDKLGNIQEIFTMVSHSLLGMDYVTIIGVFIFYFLLGYIFYSSIYAAVGSAVDNETETQQFTLFAILPLMLSLYGSFSIMNNPEGPLAFWLSIIPLTSPVAMIARIPFGVPMWQLLLSMALLAASALFMIFVAGKIYRVGILMYGNKASVKELWKWIRS, encoded by the coding sequence ATGAAAAATATTATACTTATTACCAAAAGAGAATACCTTACCCAGGTAAAGAAAAAATCTTTTGTTGTACTTACCCTTATGGCACCTATCCTACTTTTGTTGTTTGGCGCTGTCATTACTTACATGTTCAAAGCGAACAAAACCCATTATAACATCGCAGTAGTAGATAACAGTCAGAGTTTTTCCAAAATGAAAAATTCAGGTGATATTACCTACCAATATGTCTCTGAAAAAAGTGCAGGAACAATAAAGGGAACATTAACAGAAACAGAAGCTATAGATGGACTTTTGGTTATTCCAAGACTGGAAGATAACGACTACAGTAAACTGGAAACACAAACAAAACTGTACACGAATAAACAGATAGGCTTTGATTCCCGTAAAGAAATTTCTTCCGCTATTTCTGATGAAATCAGAAAGCTTAAAATAAAGGAACTTGGTATAAAGGAATCACAGATTCTGAATCTGAATCAGAATTTCACACTGAATACGGAGAACCTAAAGGAGAAAAAGCAAGATGATGATGCCTTTCTTTTTGGCGTAAAATCTGCATTAGCGGGTATCCTTATGTATGCTACATTTATGTTTATCATTATGTATGGTGTACGGGTAATGCGTAGTGTACTGGAAGAAAAAAACAACCGTGTTGTAGAGATTATTATTTCGTCTGTAAAGCCTTTTGAGCTAATGATGGGAAAAATTCTGGGCGTAACCTTGGTAGCCCTTACACAGTTTATTATATGGATTGCTATGACGGTAAGTGCTGCCGTATTTTTTAATCAGAAATACTCGGTTGCAGCAGCCGGCCCAATGGATAAACTAGGAAATATTCAGGAGATCTTTACTATGGTATCTCACAGTCTTCTGGGTATGGATTATGTAACTATTATCGGTGTATTTATATTCTACTTCCTTTTAGGGTACATCTTCTACAGCTCTATTTATGCTGCTGTAGGCTCTGCCGTAGACAATGAAACAGAAACTCAGCAATTCACATTATTTGCGATTTTACCACTAATGCTGAGCTTATATGGCAGCTTTAGTATTATGAATAACCCTGAAGGTCCTTTAGCTTTCTGGCTGTCTATAATTCCGTTGACATCACCGGTTGCTATGATTGCCAGAATACCATTTGGTGTACCTATGTGGCAATTATTACTTTCCATGGCATTACTTGCCGCATCAGCTCTGTTTATGATCTTTGTAGCAGGAAAAATCTACCGTGTGGGTATTCTGATGTATGGCAACAAAGCTTCGGTAAAAGAGCTTTGGAAATGGATCAGAAGCTAG
- the thiS gene encoding sulfur carrier protein ThiS, translating to MELTINHEKRNYEHLPSTLEALIHLEAGGKSKGIAVAVNNQVIPKTDWGNTVLQDKDSVLIITATQGG from the coding sequence ATGGAACTTACAATTAATCACGAGAAAAGAAATTACGAGCATTTACCTTCCACATTGGAAGCACTAATACATCTGGAAGCCGGCGGCAAGTCCAAAGGTATTGCTGTAGCTGTAAACAATCAGGTTATCCCCAAGACCGACTGGGGCAATACTGTTCTTCAGGATAAAGATTCTGTTCTTATCATCACCGCAACACAAGGAGGTTAA
- a CDS encoding HesA/MoeB/ThiF family protein — MKEDSITNEEFSRYSRQIFIEEIGVDGQRKIKNAKVLVVGAGGLGSPVIQYLAASGVGTIGIADFDRVELHNLNRQVIHTESNVGKLKTESAIAFVSALNSSVKFITINEKIGPENIQSIFQDYDLIVDGSDNFITRYLVNDTCIALDKTLVYGSIFGFEGHIAVFNYKGSKNLRNIFPEPPNQDDVPDCDKNGVLGPLPGIVGTMMAMQTLKIITDLPVTTNQLTIVDTLNWNFFKIGF; from the coding sequence ATGAAAGAAGATTCTATAACTAATGAAGAATTTAGCCGCTATAGCCGTCAGATTTTTATTGAGGAAATCGGTGTTGACGGACAGCGGAAAATAAAAAATGCCAAAGTACTGGTAGTAGGTGCCGGGGGCTTAGGAAGCCCGGTTATTCAGTATTTAGCGGCGAGTGGAGTTGGTACTATCGGGATTGCAGATTTCGACAGGGTAGAACTGCATAATCTGAACCGACAGGTGATTCATACCGAATCCAATGTTGGAAAATTAAAGACGGAAAGTGCTATAGCTTTTGTTTCAGCGTTAAATTCTTCGGTTAAGTTTATTACTATAAACGAAAAAATAGGACCTGAAAATATACAGTCAATCTTTCAGGATTATGATCTGATTGTAGACGGATCCGATAATTTTATCACCCGATATCTGGTCAATGATACCTGCATAGCACTCGATAAAACTTTGGTTTACGGGAGTATTTTTGGATTCGAAGGGCACATAGCAGTGTTCAATTATAAAGGGAGTAAAAATCTACGGAATATTTTTCCGGAACCACCAAATCAGGATGATGTACCCGATTGTGATAAAAACGGAGTACTTGGTCCATTGCCCGGAATTGTAGGAACCATGATGGCGATGCAGACACTAAAGATTATTACAGATCTTCCGGTAACAACCAATCAGCTAACCATAGTAGACACTCTGAACTGGAATTTTTTTAAGATTGGGTTTTGA
- a CDS encoding thiamine phosphate synthase translates to MIIVFSPEQEAEKEAYWINELLANGLDYFHVRKYWLSDVAMRDYISQVDEDYRHQLVLHSHYNLAEKFGIVRLHFREESRLNNEHVNFQGKHILSTSTHSIEEFNELGTEWTYAFLSPVFPSISKQGYGAEHNILNELKRRTNKNVQLIGLGGIDENNIDIVLKSGADGVAMLGNIWQSPNPLQVFLNCKNKFLNQLQNQNHVE, encoded by the coding sequence ATGATCATTGTTTTCTCTCCGGAACAAGAGGCAGAAAAGGAAGCCTACTGGATCAATGAACTGTTAGCTAACGGACTCGATTATTTTCATGTCAGGAAATATTGGCTGTCTGATGTTGCCATGCGCGATTATATTAGCCAAGTTGATGAAGATTACAGACATCAGCTGGTTTTGCATTCTCATTACAATCTGGCAGAAAAATTTGGAATTGTAAGATTACATTTCAGAGAAGAAAGCAGATTAAATAATGAGCATGTAAACTTTCAGGGAAAGCATATTCTGTCGACTTCCACCCATTCTATCGAAGAATTTAATGAATTGGGTACCGAATGGACTTATGCTTTCTTATCTCCAGTATTCCCGAGTATATCCAAGCAAGGTTATGGAGCAGAGCACAATATTCTGAATGAACTTAAACGAAGAACCAATAAAAATGTTCAGCTAATAGGACTGGGGGGAATAGATGAAAATAATATAGATATAGTATTAAAATCAGGAGCAGATGGTGTGGCTATGCTAGGGAATATCTGGCAAAGTCCAAACCCGCTTCAGGTATTTTTGAATTGTAAAAACAAATTTTTAAATCAATTACAGAATCAAAATCATGTTGAGTAA
- a CDS encoding thiamine phosphate synthase, producing the protein MLSKLQYISQGVNAEEQERNILKALLNGADWIQVRWKNSDAEALQELCIKVQKHCREFGAQCIINDHVSIAKAIDADGVHLGLTDTTITKARNILGDHKIIGGTANTIEDIKQRIDENCDYIGLGPFRFTSTKEKLSPILGLEGYKNIFKHFQEQQISLPPVFAIGGIQVEDINALKDVGLYGVAVSGLIAKNPELVSTIKTIFNE; encoded by the coding sequence ATGTTGAGTAAACTGCAATACATATCACAGGGCGTAAATGCTGAAGAGCAGGAAAGGAATATCCTGAAAGCTTTGCTTAATGGAGCTGACTGGATTCAAGTACGTTGGAAGAATTCAGATGCAGAAGCATTGCAGGAACTTTGTATAAAAGTACAAAAACATTGTAGAGAATTTGGTGCTCAATGTATCATCAATGATCACGTGAGTATAGCCAAAGCAATTGATGCAGATGGTGTACATCTGGGATTAACAGATACCACGATAACGAAAGCCCGAAATATTCTGGGAGATCATAAAATTATTGGAGGGACGGCTAATACTATTGAGGATATCAAACAACGTATTGATGAAAACTGTGATTATATAGGTTTAGGCCCTTTTCGATTTACCTCTACAAAAGAAAAATTAAGTCCAATTCTCGGGCTGGAAGGCTATAAAAACATTTTTAAACATTTTCAGGAGCAACAAATTAGCTTACCACCAGTTTTCGCTATCGGCGGCATTCAGGTAGAAGATATCAACGCTCTAAAAGATGTTGGTTTATATGGAGTCGCTGTATCCGGACTAATTGCTAAAAACCCTGAATTGGTTTCAACCATTAAAACAATATTCAATGAGTAA
- a CDS encoding TolC family protein, with translation MKFNIRFIIVTATLLSTAGIVKAQEKELLSFNEYLNLVGKKNLNYAAQKYNVSMAEASIQTANMFPDPQFDMEGSNNGVSKKMGYTFGGSFGWTVELGGKRKARVDLARNQSELSKILLSDFFRNLRADASLGYIEALRTKALLDVQQDSYKNMLKLSKSDSIRYRLGTISLVTSKQSKLEAASLLNDVYQAESAEQQAITGLSVFLSDNNLTGRDVDGDFNAFNRDFGVEDLITQALNDRADLLAARQNTQVAKSQINLERANRKIDLGLSAGVSHNTTATNEIAPSPAVNAVKLGVSIPLKFSNNRNAGLKIAEMAHSQSQLEYQQVEQSIRAEVMQAYQQYMATQKQVKQFHNGMLTEAKSILEGIIYSYKRGESSILEVLNAQRTYNDVRKDYYQALADNAAALIELERKTGIWDISF, from the coding sequence ATGAAATTTAATATTCGTTTTATTATAGTTACGGCAACATTACTCAGCACGGCGGGTATTGTAAAAGCACAGGAAAAAGAGCTTTTAAGCTTTAATGAATACCTTAATCTTGTTGGAAAGAAAAATCTGAATTATGCTGCACAGAAATATAATGTAAGCATGGCAGAAGCTTCTATTCAGACAGCCAATATGTTTCCGGATCCACAATTTGATATGGAAGGTTCCAACAACGGCGTTTCCAAAAAAATGGGATATACCTTTGGCGGGTCTTTCGGCTGGACTGTAGAGCTGGGAGGAAAAAGAAAAGCCCGTGTAGACCTTGCCAGAAACCAGTCTGAGCTGAGTAAAATATTATTATCAGATTTTTTCAGAAACCTCCGTGCAGACGCCAGCTTAGGTTATATTGAAGCCCTAAGAACCAAAGCCCTCCTGGATGTACAGCAAGATTCTTATAAAAACATGCTAAAACTGTCAAAATCCGACAGCATCAGATACCGTCTGGGGACAATATCTTTGGTAACCTCCAAACAAAGTAAGCTGGAAGCCGCTTCTCTTCTCAATGATGTCTATCAGGCCGAAAGTGCAGAGCAGCAAGCTATAACAGGACTATCTGTATTTCTGAGCGATAACAATCTGACGGGCAGAGATGTTGACGGTGATTTCAATGCCTTCAACAGAGATTTCGGTGTCGAGGATCTTATCACGCAGGCGCTGAATGACAGAGCCGATTTATTAGCTGCCCGCCAGAATACACAGGTGGCAAAAAGCCAGATCAATCTGGAAAGAGCCAATCGTAAAATAGATTTGGGACTTTCTGCCGGAGTATCTCATAATACAACAGCAACGAATGAAATAGCTCCTTCTCCTGCTGTAAATGCAGTGAAGCTTGGTGTAAGTATTCCGCTAAAGTTCTCTAATAACCGAAATGCAGGACTCAAGATTGCTGAAATGGCACATTCCCAGTCTCAACTGGAATATCAACAGGTAGAACAAAGTATACGTGCTGAAGTAATGCAGGCTTACCAACAGTATATGGCTACACAGAAGCAGGTGAAGCAGTTCCACAACGGGATGCTTACAGAGGCTAAAAGTATTCTGGAAGGTATTATCTACAGCTACAAAAGAGGAGAAAGCTCTATTCTGGAGGTTCTGAATGCACAAAGAACTTACAATGATGTGAGAAAGGATTACTATCAGGCTCTTGCTGATAACGCTGCAGCCTTAATAGAACTTGAACGCAAAACTGGTATCTGGGATATCTCTTTTTAA
- a CDS encoding thiazole synthase, with protein sequence MSNLQIADRIYTSRLFLGTGKFGSMSQMTEAVKASGSELVTMALKRIDHQSDSDDLLTALQLPEVHLLPNTSGARNAQEAVLAAQLAREALETNWLKLEIHPDPRYLLPDPIETLKATEELAKLGFIVMPYIHADPVLCKRLENAGTAVVMPLGAPIGSNKGLRTLDFLEIIIEQSNVPVVVDAGIGAPSDAAKAMEMGADAVLVNTAIAVAGDPVQMAIAFREAVIAGRRGYEAQLGDIHSGAVASSPLTSFL encoded by the coding sequence ATGAGTAACTTACAAATAGCAGACAGAATTTATACATCCAGATTATTTCTGGGAACAGGAAAGTTTGGGAGTATGTCCCAAATGACAGAAGCTGTAAAAGCTTCCGGATCCGAATTGGTAACAATGGCACTAAAACGTATAGACCATCAGTCGGATTCCGATGATCTATTAACCGCTTTACAGTTGCCGGAGGTTCATCTTCTGCCTAATACATCCGGAGCTAGAAATGCACAGGAAGCTGTATTGGCAGCACAACTGGCAAGAGAAGCCCTGGAAACAAACTGGCTGAAATTGGAAATACATCCTGATCCCCGTTACCTGTTACCCGATCCTATAGAAACACTGAAAGCTACTGAAGAATTGGCTAAATTAGGTTTTATCGTTATGCCCTATATACATGCTGATCCGGTATTATGCAAAAGATTGGAAAATGCAGGAACTGCTGTAGTTATGCCTTTAGGTGCACCTATAGGAAGTAATAAAGGTTTGAGAACATTGGACTTTCTGGAAATTATTATTGAGCAAAGTAATGTGCCTGTAGTGGTAGATGCCGGAATAGGAGCTCCGTCGGACGCCGCAAAAGCGATGGAAATGGGAGCAGACGCAGTTCTGGTAAACACAGCAATAGCAGTGGCAGGTGATCCTGTACAAATGGCGATAGCATTTAGAGAAGCTGTTATAGCCGGAAGAAGAGGTTATGAAGCTCAACTGGGAGACATACACTCCGGAGCAGTAGCATCCAGTCCGTTAACCTCATTTTTATAA
- the thiC gene encoding phosphomethylpyrimidine synthase ThiC, whose amino-acid sequence MKTITQTSLPNSKKVYIDGQLFPIKVAMREISLSQTKLSSGGIEVNPPVTVYDTSGPYTDDQAVIDVRKGLPRIREQWILNREDVNILEGITSEYGKKRLADTKLDDLRFEYSHKPMVAKEGMNVSQLYYAKKGIITPEMEYVAIRENQKIEQLETSTKGMAVQHRGDSFGANTPKGKITPEFVRSEIAAGRAIIPNNINHPESEPMIIGRNFLVKINANIGNSAVTSNIEEEVEKAVWACRWGADTIMDLSTGKNIHETREWIIRNSPVPIGTVPIYQALEKVKGVAENLTWEIFRDTLIEQAEQGVSYFTIHAGVLLRYIHLTASRVTGIVSRGGSIMAKWCLFHHQENFLYTHFEEICEIMKRYDVAFSLGDGLRPGSIADANDAAQFAELETLGELTKIAWKHDVQVMIEGPGHVPMHMIKENMEKQLEECDEAPFYTLGPLTTDIAPGYDHITSAIGAAMIGWYGCAMLCYVTPKEHLGLPNKKDVKDGVITYKLAAHAADLAKGHPGAQYRDNALSKARFEFRWEDQFNLSLDPDTAREFHDETLPADGAKVAHFCSMCGPKFCSMKITQEIRDAAEQGMNEKSKEFIEAGKEIYL is encoded by the coding sequence ATGAAGACAATCACCCAAACATCATTACCTAATTCTAAGAAAGTATACATCGATGGTCAGCTTTTCCCGATTAAAGTGGCAATGCGTGAGATCTCACTAAGCCAGACCAAACTTAGTTCGGGAGGTATAGAAGTCAATCCGCCGGTTACGGTATATGATACTTCAGGACCTTATACCGATGATCAGGCAGTTATAGATGTTCGTAAAGGATTACCCAGAATTCGCGAACAATGGATTCTGAACAGAGAAGATGTAAATATACTGGAAGGTATAACGTCTGAATATGGAAAAAAAAGATTGGCAGATACAAAGCTGGATGATTTGAGATTTGAGTATAGCCATAAACCAATGGTTGCCAAAGAAGGAATGAATGTAAGCCAACTTTACTATGCAAAGAAAGGCATCATTACCCCTGAAATGGAATATGTGGCCATACGCGAAAATCAGAAAATTGAGCAGCTGGAAACTTCTACCAAAGGAATGGCTGTACAACACCGTGGTGACAGCTTTGGTGCCAATACACCTAAAGGAAAGATTACACCGGAATTTGTGCGGAGCGAGATCGCTGCCGGTAGAGCAATTATACCGAATAATATCAACCATCCTGAAAGTGAACCCATGATTATCGGTCGTAATTTTCTGGTGAAGATTAATGCCAATATTGGTAACAGTGCTGTGACTTCCAATATCGAAGAGGAAGTAGAAAAAGCAGTATGGGCTTGCCGTTGGGGTGCAGATACGATTATGGATTTATCTACCGGAAAGAATATCCACGAAACACGGGAATGGATTATCAGGAATTCCCCAGTTCCCATAGGAACAGTGCCTATTTATCAGGCATTGGAGAAAGTAAAAGGTGTTGCAGAAAATCTTACCTGGGAAATTTTCAGAGATACCCTGATAGAGCAGGCAGAGCAAGGTGTTTCTTATTTTACCATTCATGCCGGAGTACTGTTACGCTATATCCACCTTACTGCAAGTCGTGTTACGGGGATTGTTTCGCGTGGCGGATCTATTATGGCTAAATGGTGTCTGTTCCACCATCAGGAGAATTTCCTGTACACGCATTTTGAAGAGATCTGCGAAATTATGAAGCGTTATGATGTTGCTTTTTCTTTGGGCGACGGATTGCGACCGGGTTCTATTGCCGATGCCAATGATGCAGCACAATTTGCGGAGTTGGAAACTTTGGGTGAGCTTACCAAGATTGCTTGGAAACACGATGTACAGGTAATGATAGAGGGACCTGGGCATGTGCCAATGCATATGATTAAAGAAAACATGGAAAAGCAGCTTGAAGAATGTGATGAAGCGCCTTTCTATACACTAGGACCATTAACAACGGATATAGCACCGGGTTATGATCATATTACTTCTGCTATTGGTGCTGCTATGATTGGTTGGTATGGCTGTGCAATGCTTTGCTATGTTACCCCAAAGGAACATTTAGGTTTACCAAATAAAAAAGATGTAAAAGACGGTGTAATTACCTACAAACTTGCAGCTCATGCAGCTGATCTTGCTAAAGGACATCCGGGAGCACAATATCGGGATAATGCATTGAGTAAAGCCCGATTTGAATTCCGTTGGGAAGACCAGTTTAACCTTTCTTTAGATCCGGACACTGCAAGAGAATTCCATGATGAAACACTACCGGCGGATGGTGCGAAAGTAGCTCATTTCTGCTCGATGTGCGGTCCTAAATTCTGTTCGATGAAGATTACACAGGAAATCAGAGATGCTGCTGAACAAGGAATGAATGAGAAGTCGAAAGAGTTTATCGAAGCAGGTAAAGAAATCTACTTATGA
- the thiH gene encoding 2-iminoacetate synthase ThiH: MKTFKNTFLQYDWDRIKDKIYTTTEQQVKSVLNKRRRTVEDFMVLLSPAAAPYLETMAQMAQNLTQKRFGKVIQMYAPLYLSNECQNICTYCGFSLDNKIRRKTLSNTEIIIEAMALKTMGVNHVLLVSGEANKTVGIEYFLNAIKLLRPYFANISVEVQPLSQKEYQSLHDAGVHSVLVYQETYHEAVYKEYHPKGKKSNFDFRLDTPDRIGEAGLHKIGLGVLLGLEDWRVDSFFNALHIDYLQKQYWQTKFSVSFPRLRPAEGIIEPNFIMSDRDLLQLICAYRIWNEDLEISVSTRENENFRNHVIPLGVTTMSAASKTNPGGYAVDPQSLEQFETSDERSMEEVKNIIRNSGYDPVMKDWDKVF, from the coding sequence ATGAAAACATTTAAAAATACTTTTCTGCAATATGACTGGGATCGGATAAAAGACAAAATTTATACAACCACGGAACAGCAGGTGAAAAGTGTATTGAATAAGAGAAGAAGAACTGTTGAAGATTTTATGGTATTGCTTTCTCCTGCGGCAGCCCCCTACTTGGAGACTATGGCTCAAATGGCACAAAATCTTACTCAGAAAAGATTTGGTAAAGTTATACAGATGTATGCACCATTATACCTGAGTAACGAATGCCAGAATATCTGTACCTATTGTGGTTTTAGTCTGGATAATAAGATCAGGCGTAAAACACTGTCCAATACAGAAATTATAATAGAAGCAATGGCACTGAAAACAATGGGAGTAAACCATGTCCTGCTGGTGAGCGGGGAGGCTAATAAAACAGTGGGTATAGAATATTTTCTAAATGCTATCAAGCTGCTTCGGCCTTACTTTGCCAATATTTCTGTTGAGGTTCAGCCTTTATCTCAGAAAGAATATCAGTCATTACACGATGCCGGTGTGCATTCTGTACTTGTGTACCAGGAAACTTATCATGAAGCTGTTTACAAAGAATATCATCCTAAGGGAAAGAAATCCAATTTCGATTTCAGACTCGACACACCCGACAGAATAGGAGAGGCAGGACTGCATAAAATAGGACTGGGCGTTTTACTGGGACTTGAAGACTGGCGGGTAGATAGTTTTTTTAATGCCCTGCATATAGACTACCTCCAGAAACAATATTGGCAGACTAAGTTTTCGGTTTCATTTCCACGGTTAAGACCTGCAGAAGGAATTATTGAACCTAATTTTATTATGAGTGACAGGGATCTGTTACAACTCATCTGCGCTTACCGGATATGGAATGAAGATCTGGAGATTTCGGTTTCTACAAGAGAGAACGAAAATTTCAGGAACCATGTAATTCCATTGGGGGTAACGACTATGAGTGCTGCATCCAAAACCAATCCTGGTGGTTATGCTGTGGATCCGCAGTCTCTTGAACAGTTTGAAACCAGTGATGAAAGAAGCATGGAGGAAGTTAAAAATATTATCCGCAACTCAGGCTATGATCCTGTGATGAAAGACTGGGATAAAGTTTTTTAA
- a CDS encoding ABC transporter ATP-binding protein gives MLKAINVTKTYNAGKKVALNNFSIEVPKGSIYGLLGPNGAGKTSFIRIINQITQPDSGEIFIDGQKLSPEHIQKIGYMPEERGLYKNMTIGDQLTYFGELKGMSKHDAITQAKYWFEQLNIDQWWKKKLSELSKGMAQKIQFVVTVLHQPKLLILDEPFSGFDPVNANLIKDKILQLKEQGTTIILSTHRMESVEEMCDYVALINQSNKILDGKVFDVREQFKQNLFNVVLTDLQSDNFENFKTRYTPDNIIQENGLISFQIRNESNSNILLEELLKTGKVRVFEEKIPSMNEVFINAVK, from the coding sequence ATGCTAAAAGCTATAAATGTTACTAAAACCTATAATGCAGGTAAAAAGGTAGCACTCAACAACTTCAGTATCGAAGTTCCAAAAGGAAGTATTTACGGTCTTCTGGGACCTAACGGTGCCGGAAAAACATCATTTATTCGTATTATTAATCAGATCACGCAGCCTGACAGCGGAGAAATTTTTATTGACGGCCAAAAGTTAAGCCCTGAGCATATTCAAAAGATTGGATACATGCCTGAAGAGCGTGGTTTGTATAAAAACATGACCATCGGAGATCAGCTCACCTATTTTGGAGAGCTAAAAGGTATGTCTAAACACGATGCTATTACACAAGCTAAATATTGGTTTGAACAGTTGAATATAGACCAGTGGTGGAAGAAAAAGCTATCTGAACTTTCTAAAGGTATGGCTCAGAAAATACAATTTGTGGTAACTGTTCTGCATCAGCCTAAATTGTTAATTCTGGATGAACCTTTTTCAGGATTTGATCCTGTAAATGCCAATCTGATTAAAGATAAAATTTTGCAATTGAAAGAACAGGGAACGACAATTATCCTGTCTACGCACCGAATGGAATCAGTAGAAGAAATGTGTGATTATGTTGCCCTGATTAACCAGTCGAATAAAATACTGGACGGAAAGGTATTCGATGTCCGTGAGCAGTTTAAACAAAACCTGTTTAATGTAGTATTGACAGACCTGCAATCTGACAACTTTGAAAACTTTAAGACCAGATATACACCGGATAATATTATTCAGGAAAACGGACTAATTAGTTTCCAAATTCGAAATGAAAGCAATTCTAATATCCTGCTGGAAGAGCTGTTAAAAACTGGAAAGGTGAGGGTTTTTGAAGAGAAAATCCCAAGTATGAATGAAGTATTCATTAATGCTGTAAAGTAA
- a CDS encoding isoaspartyl peptidase/L-asparaginase family protein: protein MKKFIFPLLVFGTLTFAQKKYVMVIHGGAGTITKANLSPEKEKEYREKLTEALQKGYAEIKNGKSSLDAVSAAIMVMEDSPLFNAGKGAVFTNEGRNELDASIMNGKDQKAGAVAGVTTIKNPILAARAVMDKSEHVMMAGPGAEKFAKEQKLEIVDPKYFWTEKAWNSLQKVKAMETTKKTSLNNKEQYPDYFIVDHKFGTVGAVALDKNGNIAAGTSTGGMTNKKYGRIGDSPIIGAGTYANEQVGISGTGWGEFFIRTVASKTAADRMKYLHKPVTEATQESIDEIGKLGGNGGLIALDKDGNVAMPFNTEGMYRGTVTDKGEIEVYIYK from the coding sequence ATGAAGAAGTTTATATTTCCTTTATTAGTTTTCGGGACACTAACATTTGCCCAGAAAAAGTATGTGATGGTGATCCACGGAGGTGCCGGAACAATAACCAAAGCCAACCTTTCTCCTGAAAAAGAAAAAGAATACCGCGAAAAACTTACAGAAGCCTTACAAAAGGGATATGCCGAGATCAAAAACGGTAAATCTTCTTTAGATGCAGTATCTGCAGCTATTATGGTTATGGAGGATTCACCTTTGTTTAACGCCGGAAAAGGTGCTGTCTTTACTAATGAGGGAAGAAATGAACTGGATGCTTCCATTATGAACGGAAAGGATCAAAAAGCTGGTGCTGTTGCTGGTGTTACCACTATAAAAAATCCAATTTTGGCTGCAAGAGCTGTTATGGATAAATCGGAACATGTCATGATGGCTGGCCCCGGAGCAGAGAAATTTGCAAAAGAGCAGAAACTGGAAATTGTAGATCCTAAATATTTCTGGACGGAAAAAGCATGGAATAGCCTTCAAAAAGTAAAGGCTATGGAAACTACTAAGAAAACAAGCCTAAACAATAAAGAACAGTATCCTGACTATTTTATTGTTGATCATAAATTTGGTACTGTCGGTGCTGTAGCGCTCGACAAAAACGGAAATATTGCTGCCGGAACTTCTACAGGAGGTATGACCAACAAAAAGTACGGCCGAATCGGTGATTCGCCTATTATTGGTGCCGGAACCTATGCTAATGAACAGGTAGGAATTTCCGGGACAGGATGGGGAGAATTTTTTATCCGTACAGTAGCTTCTAAAACAGCTGCAGACCGTATGAAATATCTTCATAAACCTGTTACTGAAGCAACACAGGAAAGTATTGATGAAATTGGAAAACTAGGTGGAAACGGAGGCCTTATCGCACTGGATAAAGATGGAAATGTAGCAATGCCTTTCAATACCGAAGGAATGTACCGCGGAACAGTAACCGATAAAGGCGAAATAGAGGTATATATCTACAAGTAG